The following proteins are co-located in the Massilia litorea genome:
- a CDS encoding MFS transporter, which yields MDMHTKALKPRLSFWQLWNMSFGFFGIQFGWALQNANASRIFSTLGADADNLSLFWLAAPVTGLLVQPVIGYASDHTWHPKWGRRRPFFFGGALLAAIAMFLMPNSSMLWMAVAVLWMMDAAINISMEPFRAFVGDKLDASQQTAGFAMQTFFIGCGGVIASLLPQILAWLGVSNVPVDGAIPDTVRYSFYAGALVFFLAVSWTVFSADELPPPDLESFHKERKHARNLNVAFVEILSGFTKMPKTMVQLAFVQFFTWIGLFAMWIYTGSAIADTIYGTRDAQSAAFQEAGNWVGVMFGVYGGVSALAAFILPVFARATSRKIVHATCLAIGGISLAGIVAIGSKEMLMLPMVGVGIAWASILTMPYAILAGALPASRMGYFMGLFNFFVVIPQIVSGLLLGFVTREFFNGHTVQTLALGGGCMLLAGVLTLFVTDKAGS from the coding sequence ATGGACATGCATACCAAGGCGCTCAAACCACGCCTGTCGTTCTGGCAGTTGTGGAACATGAGCTTCGGCTTCTTCGGCATCCAGTTCGGCTGGGCGCTGCAAAACGCCAACGCCAGCCGCATCTTTTCCACGCTTGGCGCGGATGCCGACAATCTCTCGCTGTTCTGGCTGGCCGCGCCGGTGACGGGCCTGCTGGTGCAGCCGGTGATCGGCTATGCGAGCGACCATACCTGGCACCCGAAATGGGGCCGCCGCCGTCCGTTCTTCTTCGGCGGCGCGCTGCTGGCCGCGATTGCGATGTTCCTGATGCCCAATTCCTCGATGTTGTGGATGGCGGTCGCCGTCCTGTGGATGATGGACGCCGCGATCAACATCTCGATGGAGCCGTTCCGCGCCTTCGTCGGCGACAAGCTCGACGCCTCGCAGCAGACCGCCGGCTTTGCGATGCAGACCTTCTTCATCGGCTGCGGCGGCGTGATCGCCTCGCTGCTGCCGCAGATCCTGGCCTGGCTGGGCGTGTCGAACGTGCCGGTCGACGGCGCCATTCCCGACACCGTGCGCTATTCCTTCTATGCCGGCGCCCTCGTATTCTTCCTGGCCGTCAGCTGGACCGTGTTCAGCGCCGACGAACTGCCGCCGCCCGACCTCGAATCCTTCCATAAGGAGCGCAAGCACGCGCGCAACCTGAACGTCGCCTTCGTCGAAATCCTGAGCGGTTTTACGAAGATGCCGAAAACGATGGTGCAGCTGGCCTTCGTGCAGTTCTTCACCTGGATCGGCCTGTTCGCGATGTGGATCTACACCGGCAGCGCGATCGCCGACACCATCTACGGCACCCGCGACGCCCAGTCGGCCGCCTTCCAGGAAGCCGGCAACTGGGTCGGCGTCATGTTCGGCGTCTACGGCGGCGTCTCCGCCCTGGCCGCCTTCATCCTGCCGGTGTTCGCGCGCGCCACCAGCCGCAAGATCGTGCACGCGACCTGCCTCGCCATCGGCGGCATCAGCCTGGCGGGCATCGTCGCCATCGGCAGCAAGGAAATGCTGATGCTGCCGATGGTCGGCGTCGGCATCGCCTGGGCCAGCATCCTGACGATGCCGTATGCGATCCTGGCGGGCGCCTTGCCGGCCAGCCGCATGGGTTATTTCATGGGCCTGTTTAACTTCTTCGTCGTGATCCCGCAGATCGTCAGCGGTTTGCTGCTCGGTTTCGTCACCCGCGAATTTTTCAACGGCCATACCGTGCAAACGCTGGCGCTGGGGGGCGGCTGCATGCTGCTGGCAGGCGTATTGACGCTGTTCGTGACCGACAAGGCAGGGTCCTAG
- a CDS encoding alpha-D-glucose phosphate-specific phosphoglucomutase — MTIQTVATTPFAGQRPGTSGLRKKVTEFQQPGYLENFVEAIFLTLGDCSGRTLVLGGDGRYFNRDAIQTILHMAAAHGVARMLVGRGGILSTPAVSCVIRKHGAFGGIVLSASHNPGGPDGDFGIKYNIENGGPAPEKVTEAIFAHTQTLSAYRISDAPPVNLDEIGTTSLEGMQVEVIDPVADYAELMGRLFDFDAIRALFKRGFTMKFDGMSAVSGPYARAIIEGVLGAPAGTVINGEPLEDFGGHHPDPNPVNAAELVALMNGPDAPDFGAASDGDGDRNMIVGRGIAVTPSDSLAIIAANATLAPGYAAGIKGIARSMPTSTAADRVAEALGISCFETPTGWKYFGNLMDAGMVTLCGEESYGTGSSHVREKDGLWAVLFWLNLLAVTGKPVEQFVAEHWARFGRNYYSRHDYEAVDATAADAMMAALCAKLPKLAGQTLGGYRVALADDFVYTDPVDGSVASKQGVRIVMSDGSRIVFRLSGTGTEGATIRVYLERYEADPARHHLETQQALSGLVAIADGVSELRQRTGRQRPSVIT; from the coding sequence ATGACGATTCAGACCGTGGCAACGACGCCATTTGCCGGCCAGCGTCCGGGTACCTCGGGCCTGCGCAAGAAGGTGACCGAGTTCCAGCAGCCGGGCTACCTCGAGAATTTTGTCGAAGCGATTTTCCTGACCCTGGGCGACTGCAGCGGACGCACCCTGGTGCTCGGCGGCGACGGCCGCTATTTCAACCGCGACGCGATCCAGACCATCCTCCACATGGCCGCCGCCCACGGCGTGGCGCGCATGCTGGTCGGGCGCGGCGGCATCCTGTCCACGCCGGCGGTGAGCTGCGTGATCCGCAAGCACGGCGCCTTCGGCGGCATCGTGCTGTCGGCCAGCCACAACCCCGGCGGCCCGGACGGCGACTTCGGCATCAAGTACAACATCGAGAACGGCGGCCCGGCCCCGGAAAAGGTCACCGAGGCGATCTTCGCCCATACCCAGACCCTGAGCGCTTACCGCATCAGCGATGCACCGCCGGTCAACCTCGATGAAATCGGCACCACCTCGCTCGAAGGCATGCAAGTGGAGGTCATCGACCCGGTCGCCGACTACGCGGAGCTGATGGGACGCCTGTTCGACTTCGACGCCATCCGCGCGCTGTTCAAGCGCGGCTTCACCATGAAATTCGACGGCATGAGCGCCGTTTCCGGACCCTACGCAAGGGCGATCATCGAAGGAGTGCTCGGCGCGCCTGCGGGCACCGTCATCAACGGCGAGCCGCTGGAAGATTTCGGCGGCCACCATCCGGACCCGAATCCCGTCAACGCCGCCGAACTGGTCGCCTTGATGAACGGCCCCGACGCGCCCGACTTCGGCGCGGCGTCGGACGGCGACGGCGACCGCAACATGATCGTCGGCCGCGGCATCGCGGTGACGCCTTCCGACAGCCTGGCCATCATCGCCGCGAATGCGACGCTGGCGCCGGGCTACGCCGCCGGCATCAAGGGCATCGCCCGTTCGATGCCGACCTCCACCGCCGCCGACCGCGTGGCCGAGGCGCTCGGCATTTCCTGCTTCGAGACCCCGACCGGCTGGAAGTACTTCGGCAACCTGATGGATGCCGGCATGGTCACGCTCTGCGGCGAAGAGAGCTACGGCACCGGATCAAGCCACGTGCGCGAGAAGGATGGCCTGTGGGCGGTGCTGTTCTGGCTGAACCTGCTGGCCGTGACGGGCAAACCAGTCGAGCAGTTCGTTGCCGAACACTGGGCGCGCTTCGGCCGCAATTATTATTCGCGCCACGACTACGAAGCCGTCGACGCCACGGCAGCGGATGCCATGATGGCCGCGCTGTGTGCGAAGCTGCCGAAGCTGGCCGGCCAGACCCTGGGCGGCTATCGCGTGGCGCTGGCCGACGATTTCGTCTACACCGACCCGGTCGACGGCTCCGTCGCCTCGAAGCAGGGCGTGCGCATCGTCATGAGCGACGGCTCGCGCATCGTGTTCCGCCTGTCCGGTACCGGCACCGAAGGCGCCACCATCCGTGTCTACCTCGAACGCTACGAGGCCGACCCGGCACGCCACCATCTCGAGACCCAGCAAGCCTTGTCCGGCCTGGTCGCGATTGCCGACGGCGTGTCCGAACTGCGCCAGCGCACCGGCCGCCAGCGGCCGAGCGTGATTACCTGA
- a CDS encoding alpha-amylase family glycosyl hydrolase — protein MKLSALAVSLLFATQTANAAPAPWAAPSKPFVWENATVYFLLTDRFNNGNPDNDHAYGRKDDAAKLRGFMGGDFAGITAKIKEGYFNELGVTALWITPPVEQIHAGTDEGTGKSYGFHGYWARDFTAIDANLGTEDELRTLVDTAHAHGLRVLFDVVMNHTGPVTGSDPVWPADWVRTGPTCTYKDARTTIDCTLVKNLPDIRTDSNKPVALPPALVEKWKREGRYEREVRELDAFFKRTGYPRAPRYYLVKWHADWVRKYGVDGFRADTVKHTEPGVWKDLKKVASAAFEDWKKANPAKKLGDTPFYMTAEVYNYAIKHGRAFDLGGMTVDYPAQGFDSMINFAMKADAVESYEKLFSEYSQALQGPMKGYSVLNYLSSHDDGEPYDALRQRPYESANKLLLAPGAAQIYYGDETARLLKVEGAEGDATLRSFMNWDELAANAQRGLNRVMDVREHWAKLGRFRQAHPAVGAGVHRMIQHYPYTFKRTYEKNGVVDRVVIALGLPVDKPAAVPVTGVFLDGQTVRDGYSGKTAVVKNGKVQFDARYPVVLIGQE, from the coding sequence ATGAAATTATCCGCACTTGCCGTCTCCCTGCTGTTCGCCACGCAAACGGCGAATGCGGCCCCCGCACCCTGGGCCGCGCCGTCGAAACCTTTCGTGTGGGAGAACGCGACCGTCTACTTCCTGCTGACGGACCGCTTCAACAACGGCAATCCGGATAACGACCATGCCTATGGCCGCAAGGACGATGCCGCGAAGCTGCGCGGTTTCATGGGGGGCGACTTCGCCGGCATCACGGCGAAGATCAAGGAGGGTTATTTCAACGAGCTGGGCGTGACCGCCCTGTGGATCACGCCGCCGGTCGAGCAGATCCACGCCGGCACCGACGAAGGGACCGGCAAGAGCTACGGCTTCCACGGCTACTGGGCGCGCGATTTCACCGCCATCGACGCCAACCTCGGCACCGAGGACGAGCTGCGCACCCTGGTCGACACCGCCCATGCGCACGGCCTGCGCGTGCTGTTCGACGTGGTCATGAACCACACCGGCCCGGTCACCGGGAGCGATCCGGTGTGGCCGGCGGACTGGGTGCGTACCGGTCCCACCTGCACCTACAAGGATGCGCGCACGACGATCGACTGCACGCTCGTCAAAAACCTGCCGGACATTCGCACCGACAGCAACAAGCCGGTCGCGCTGCCGCCTGCGCTGGTCGAGAAATGGAAACGCGAAGGGCGCTACGAGCGCGAAGTCAGGGAGCTCGACGCCTTCTTCAAGCGCACCGGCTATCCGCGTGCGCCGCGCTACTACCTGGTGAAATGGCATGCCGACTGGGTGCGCAAATATGGCGTCGACGGCTTCCGGGCCGACACGGTAAAACACACCGAGCCGGGCGTGTGGAAGGATCTCAAAAAAGTCGCGAGCGCCGCCTTCGAGGACTGGAAGAAGGCGAATCCGGCGAAGAAGCTGGGCGACACTCCGTTCTACATGACGGCCGAGGTCTACAACTACGCCATCAAGCATGGCCGCGCTTTCGACCTGGGCGGCATGACGGTGGACTATCCGGCGCAAGGCTTCGACAGCATGATCAACTTCGCGATGAAGGCGGACGCCGTCGAGTCGTACGAGAAGCTGTTCAGCGAGTATTCACAGGCGCTGCAAGGGCCGATGAAAGGCTATTCGGTGCTGAACTACCTCAGCTCGCACGACGACGGCGAACCGTATGACGCGTTGCGCCAGCGTCCTTACGAGTCGGCCAACAAACTGCTGCTGGCGCCGGGCGCAGCGCAGATCTACTACGGCGACGAGACGGCACGCCTGTTGAAAGTGGAGGGCGCCGAGGGCGACGCCACGCTGCGCTCCTTCATGAACTGGGACGAACTGGCGGCGAACGCCCAGCGCGGCCTGAACCGCGTGATGGATGTACGCGAGCACTGGGCGAAACTGGGGCGCTTCCGCCAGGCCCATCCCGCCGTCGGTGCCGGCGTGCACCGCATGATCCAGCACTATCCGTACACCTTCAAACGCACGTATGAAAAGAACGGTGTGGTCGACCGCGTTGTCATCGCGCTGGGGCTGCCGGTCGACAAACCGGCGGCAGTGCCGGTGACGGGCGTCTTCCTCGATGGCCAGACCGTGCGCGACGGCTATTCGGGCAAGACGGCGGTCGTCAAAAACGGCAAGGTGCAGTTCGATGCGCGTTATCCGGTGGTGCTGATCGGGCAGGAGTAG
- a CDS encoding methyl-accepting chemotaxis protein yields the protein MNMSNFKIGTRLSGAFAILLLLLGVVLASALWQLSRIDEAKAIMVGTNYKAKLAAAWREGVATNSVRTLAKANTIDAAEEKHLDAEMKAVSAQVSKVQDELAALVTSEKGKENLRLVAEQRKVYTTVRNDLFKRKADWGVDDVFRKNVDQTLVPEMKKYLAAVDNVVAYQDSLFQAANTRIDEVYADSRKILIALGVFALACGVALGTTLTRSITRPLARAVALAQQVASGDLTADIRVSSKDEVGALLSALKDMNESLLKTVAEVRTGTDTIVTASQQIAAGNLDLSSRTEQQASSLEETASSMEELTSTVRQNADNAREANALAQDASSIATRGGQVVSQVVDTMASINESSKKIADIIAVIDGIAFQTNILALNAAVEAARAGEQGRGFAVVASEVRNLAQRSAAAAKEIRGLITDSVSKVETGGHLVEEAGATMQEIVQGISRVTAIMSGIASASAEQTLGIEQVNAAITQMDDVTQQNAALVEEAAAAATSLEEQAASLAQLVSTFKLDGSAGGQGAMHAAGERAGASGQASRRLALA from the coding sequence ATGAACATGTCGAACTTCAAGATTGGCACACGTCTCAGCGGTGCTTTTGCAATTCTCCTCCTGTTGCTGGGCGTCGTGCTCGCCAGCGCCCTGTGGCAGCTCTCGCGCATCGATGAAGCCAAGGCCATCATGGTCGGCACGAACTACAAGGCCAAGCTGGCGGCCGCCTGGCGCGAGGGCGTGGCCACCAACAGCGTACGCACGCTCGCGAAAGCCAATACCATCGATGCGGCCGAGGAAAAACACCTGGATGCCGAAATGAAGGCAGTCAGCGCCCAGGTCAGCAAGGTGCAGGACGAACTGGCCGCCCTGGTGACGAGCGAGAAGGGCAAGGAGAACCTGCGCCTCGTCGCCGAGCAGCGCAAGGTCTACACCACGGTCCGCAACGACCTGTTCAAGCGCAAGGCCGATTGGGGCGTGGACGACGTGTTCAGGAAAAACGTGGACCAGACCCTGGTGCCGGAGATGAAAAAATACCTGGCCGCCGTCGACAATGTCGTCGCCTACCAGGATTCGCTGTTCCAGGCCGCGAACACCCGCATCGACGAGGTGTATGCCGATTCGCGCAAGATCCTGATCGCGCTGGGCGTGTTTGCCCTGGCCTGCGGCGTCGCGCTCGGCACCACGCTGACGCGCAGCATCACGCGTCCCCTCGCGCGCGCAGTGGCGCTGGCGCAGCAGGTCGCGTCCGGCGACCTGACCGCCGATATCCGCGTGTCGTCGAAAGACGAAGTAGGGGCATTGCTGTCGGCCCTGAAAGACATGAACGAAAGCTTGCTGAAGACCGTCGCCGAGGTGCGCACCGGCACGGACACGATTGTCACGGCTTCCCAGCAGATCGCCGCCGGCAACCTGGACCTGTCGTCCCGGACAGAACAGCAGGCAAGTTCGCTGGAAGAGACGGCGTCCTCGATGGAGGAGCTGACCAGTACCGTCAGGCAGAACGCCGACAACGCACGCGAAGCGAACGCGCTGGCGCAGGACGCATCGAGCATCGCCACCCGTGGCGGCCAGGTCGTCTCCCAGGTGGTCGACACGATGGCTTCGATCAACGAATCGTCGAAGAAGATCGCGGACATCATCGCGGTCATCGACGGCATCGCCTTCCAGACCAACATCCTGGCCCTGAATGCCGCGGTCGAGGCGGCGCGCGCGGGCGAGCAGGGCCGCGGTTTCGCCGTGGTCGCGTCCGAAGTGCGCAACCTGGCGCAGCGCTCGGCGGCGGCGGCCAAGGAAATCCGCGGGCTGATCACCGATTCCGTGAGCAAGGTCGAAACCGGCGGCCACCTGGTCGAAGAGGCGGGCGCCACCATGCAGGAGATCGTGCAGGGTATTTCGCGCGTGACCGCCATCATGTCCGGCATCGCCAGCGCGAGTGCCGAGCAGACGCTGGGCATCGAGCAGGTCAATGCGGCGATTACGCAGATGGACGACGTCACGCAGCAGAATGCGGCCCTGGTCGAAGAGGCCGCAGCCGCGGCCACGTCGCTCGAGGAGCAGGCCGCCTCCCTGGCGCAGCTGGTCAGCACCTTCAAGCTCGACGGCAGCGCCGGCGGCCAGGGGGCCATGCACGCTGCGGGCGAGCGTGCAGGCGCATCGGGTCAAGCGTCGCGGCGCCTGGCCCTGGCCTGA
- a CDS encoding glucokinase yields MITEPDTEQKSSRASYADGPRLLADIGATHARFTLETAPGVFRQTAVLRCDDYSGIVPLLNAYLSPSIAEQKGERITHAAFAMANPVSGDMVRMTNRDWQFSTDEVRRTMGWSTLVIVNDFTALAMALPGLQANDVLQVGGGKAQPHAVAGVLGAGTGLGVSGVIPTADGFVTLGSEGGHVNFAPSDEREFAILQYAWREWPHVSNERILSGPGMELVYRALAERKGVQAPARTAAEIVACALDERDALCLEVLECFAGMLGGAAANLALTLGAFGGIFIGGGIVPRIAQWFATSPFRARFEAKGRFTDYLAAIPTYVIMTPNPALRGVSTILSEHLRGRSGANTLMERVQHLQHELSPAEQRVAALVLEHPRKVLSEPIAEIARLADVSQPTVIRFCRSLGFQGLAEFKLKFAGSLTGSIPVRHSQVRMSDSTHDLSAKVIDNTVSAILKFRDGLDVHAIDRAIAMLKNAGKVEFYAMGNARVVALDGQHKFFRFRIPTTAHGDAHLFQLAAELLKPNDVVIAISTAGQAPELLSAVDAARRAGAGVIAITSSKSALAKKADVCLAVDHAEDSTVFLSMISRILQLLLIDIMAVGISLGAQAGQDGDIEARKLLISHLDV; encoded by the coding sequence ATGATCACCGAACCAGACACCGAACAAAAATCCAGCCGTGCCTCCTACGCCGACGGCCCGCGCCTGCTGGCCGACATCGGCGCCACCCACGCCCGCTTCACGCTCGAGACGGCGCCCGGCGTGTTCCGCCAGACGGCGGTGCTGCGCTGCGACGACTACAGCGGCATCGTCCCGCTGCTGAACGCGTATCTCAGCCCATCCATCGCCGAGCAGAAGGGCGAGCGCATCACGCATGCGGCCTTCGCCATGGCCAATCCGGTCAGCGGAGACATGGTGCGCATGACCAACCGCGACTGGCAGTTTTCGACCGACGAAGTGCGGCGCACGATGGGATGGTCGACCCTGGTCATCGTCAACGACTTCACGGCCCTCGCCATGGCGCTGCCGGGCCTGCAGGCGAACGACGTGCTGCAGGTCGGCGGCGGCAAGGCCCAGCCGCACGCGGTGGCGGGCGTGCTCGGCGCCGGCACGGGTCTCGGCGTGTCGGGCGTGATCCCGACGGCCGACGGCTTCGTCACCCTGGGCAGCGAAGGCGGCCACGTCAACTTCGCCCCGAGCGACGAGCGCGAGTTCGCGATCCTGCAATACGCCTGGCGCGAGTGGCCGCACGTGTCGAACGAACGCATCCTGTCCGGTCCCGGCATGGAACTGGTCTACCGCGCGCTGGCCGAACGCAAGGGCGTGCAGGCGCCCGCGCGCACGGCCGCCGAGATCGTCGCCTGCGCGCTGGACGAACGCGATGCGCTGTGCCTCGAGGTGCTCGAATGCTTCGCCGGCATGCTCGGCGGCGCGGCGGCCAACCTGGCGCTGACCCTCGGCGCCTTCGGCGGCATTTTTATTGGCGGCGGCATCGTGCCGCGCATCGCGCAGTGGTTTGCGACCTCTCCGTTTCGCGCGCGCTTCGAGGCGAAAGGGCGTTTTACGGACTACCTCGCCGCGATCCCGACCTATGTGATCATGACCCCCAATCCCGCCCTGCGCGGCGTGTCGACGATCCTGTCCGAACACCTGCGCGGGCGCAGCGGCGCGAATACCCTGATGGAGCGCGTCCAGCACCTGCAGCACGAACTGTCGCCTGCCGAGCAGCGTGTGGCCGCCCTGGTGCTCGAGCATCCCCGTAAAGTGCTGTCGGAGCCGATCGCCGAGATCGCGCGCCTGGCCGACGTCAGCCAGCCGACCGTGATCCGCTTCTGCCGCTCGCTCGGCTTCCAGGGCCTGGCCGAATTCAAATTGAAATTCGCCGGCAGCCTGACCGGTTCGATCCCGGTGCGCCACAGCCAGGTGCGCATGAGCGACAGCACCCATGACCTGTCGGCCAAGGTGATCGACAACACCGTCTCCGCGATCCTGAAATTCCGCGACGGCCTCGACGTGCACGCGATCGACCGCGCGATCGCGATGTTGAAAAATGCCGGCAAGGTCGAGTTCTATGCGATGGGCAACGCGCGCGTGGTCGCGCTCGACGGCCAGCATAAATTCTTCCGCTTCCGCATCCCGACCACGGCCCACGGCGACGCCCACCTGTTCCAGCTCGCTGCCGAACTGCTCAAACCGAACGATGTGGTCATCGCGATTTCGACGGCGGGGCAGGCGCCCGAACTGCTGTCGGCCGTGGACGCCGCGCGCCGCGCCGGCGCCGGCGTGATCGCCATCACCAGCAGCAAATCGGCGCTGGCGAAGAAGGCGGACGTCTGCCTGGCGGTCGACCACGCCGAGGACAGCACGGTCTTCCTGTCGATGATTTCGCGCATCCTGCAGCTGCTCCTGATCGACATCATGGCGGTCGGGATTTCACTCGGTGCCCAGGCGGGGCAGGATGGGGACATCGAGGCGAGGAAGCTGCTCATTTCGCACCTGGACGTGTAG